ggcgattaggaagaaatagacgaaatcaccccctctccataatttactatcccgtatacgaatattccacctgaaatccgtaccacctcaaattcgtgggatgatgcctttaataaaggcaacaaaaagaaggagGCAGAGAACCGCTGCAAATCAGGCAGATAACAGTATCGGTTTTCCAGGAgacctcttttttatttatggtcGTTTTCTCTTACGTTCCTTCTAGAAAACAACGTACATCTCATCGTTACGTCTTCATTACCTTAACCAAATCAGGTTCCTCTCATGTAGTGCCCCGCTTCAGTGGCATAAACAGCCGGTGGCAGGCGAGGCCACCGTCGTCGTCGAACTGGTTCCCTCGTCCCTCAATAGCGTCGCAGCGCCGAACCTCATCAACACTATGCTCTCGTGTTTGTTTGCGTGTGTATATCTGATAGATACAACGTTCTTTCCTGTGCTGCACATATCAGCGGTGTTATAGACCTATTATATTACGTTTATTTACGGACTAAAtgcatgaagtttttttttgcaatattttttgttgcttctttccaacaattaaCGTGGTTGCTATACCTTGTTATCCGGAGTCTTTCTACGAAGCTCAATTTTTACGTCTTCCAGTAGTCCAGTCCAGTACAGTCTCCGCCCCTTTGACACCGAGTAACAGATCCCTCTCCGCATCCATCCATGAAAATTCGCCTACCGTAGTATTGGTcatttatatatgtatttcGTTGTCTTTAGACGTGAACGGACAACGAgtgcatttgaaaagaaaggaatgaatAATTAACCATTCTTTTTGTAGATGATGGACTACAGTTCCGACTCGgagtattttcaaaaatgtcgaTATATTCATGAGGTGGAGCTGGTGAATATGAGGCTACAAATGCGCATTCTTGAGACTCATCTCGAGGTCGGTGTTTGACTCATTTCTAAATTCGAAGATCTCATGTAGATCTACCATCAGCCATACGTTGAACTACTGAAACAATTTGCATTAATATCTAACAACGTttaattttcgtattttctttctttcatgttcCTTTAATGGGGCGATCCTCATGCTCATGCCTTTGTTTGAGGgcactcttcttttttgtttcacacTTAATTCAATTGTGCTCGgcccttttgttttttttttgtataccGGGACTTTTCATTCGTAACTTTACCAATATTGGTCAGTCTCTAAATCTAGATACTCCACTGCTACCAAATCGTCTACTGTAGCTGCGACTAggtgttttgtgatagttcCTTAGTCCATCGCCACTAGGTGGACCATCTCCGAGATCAGTAACCTAAGGGGATGGCTAACGTTTCTGCACAAAAACTCTTCCTCTACTTCTCTCGAGACATCTTTTGATTATGTCAGCTATTGTCCTCAATCTCTTCACCTTTTCTAGAAACGATAAGAATGAATAGTCGTCAAAATACGAAGTAAGTTATGATCTAACTTGCCCTCGAATGCTAATCTCCATGTTAGGGTTTTGAAACTCAATAGTATTCTCACGTCGTGTTCTCACTCTGTCTCGTTATCCACCGGCGGCCTCGCAAACAAAATGGTTGACGAGAAACTCAACAACATCGTTATTTAAGGTGGCAACTGGTCATTATCCCTTACCAACGCATGCGCAACGGCAACTGATTAACGTTGACGTCAGGTCATGTCAGAAAGTGATGAGCAGAAAATGCAAAGTTTATATGAAAGCGTGGAAAAAATCGTggagtttttgtttctttcatgGATCTTATTCGGAAACTCAtcagaaattcaaaatctGCTCTGCACTAATCACTTGAGGTTGAGGAAAAAGGTAGAGGTGAGTGTGATGGATTAGCTAATTACTATGACGACAATCACACCAATGGCAGCAGATGCCAATCAAGGACACATCCGATgtaaattttccactttcgGTGTAAATTCTGATATTTTCGTTCGATAGTGAAGACATCTCCTACACAGAAAAATCAACTTCAGATTTGCAGCTGTAAGAAGCGCCGTATGACGTCATCTAGCGTTGTTGTGAGATGAACTCGAAAATTAATCAGTTGACGTTGACCCAACCCGACACCGCGTATGCAGTCAGTAATTACATGGATCCTTCCGCGCAGTGGTCACCTAAGGAGACTTCGATTGACTCGGAGTCTATGCGCGCCAATGTTAGCTCATTGTTCTCTTGACTTTGAATTCCAACTTTTTCAACTGTAGTACGAAATCCGAAGTTAAATATACAAGTACTCGAGCCTCATATacattaataaatatattactGTGAGATGGTTGTCAGTTACCTTCAGTTATTTACCGTGCCTTATCCAACAAATATCGTTTAAAATTGTTCTGGACGCTTACTGAAGGCAGTGTCCATTTACCAACACGCTACCGTAATCCCAAAAGTAAATTTGTTCAACGTTAGCAGCATTTCACCAGGCAGAAGTTGCAAACGTATTTATATTCAGGCAAGTTGAACGGTGTTGTTCTTTTTCGCTTATTGAGCCTGTTTTTCGCGCGACTGGTGCATCTACTTCGAAATTTGACAacaattttgagaagaaaagccAGTGTTTTGAGAAAAACGACGAAAGTCATGGAGCGCTGTGGGCTTTGATAGAGGCAGCTAGATCGCAGAAGACAAgaagtttttctcaaagaataTTGCAAATTCGGAGTCAGCGGCAaagaaaatgtaataaatatccTCCCATTGAAACATTTAGATCTAGTGatgaagagagagagagagcattGTGAAGGGATTAAgtaaagcagaagaaaaaatatgctgATCCTTGGCTTTCTATGGTATTATGACTCCCTTTCTCACAATAACTTGACCTCGGTTCTCCCTGCAATGTTTCTACACGTGTGTTTGGGAAGGCTCCGATAAATATTCTTGAAACAAATCCTTCAAGCCAAGCAGATACGTTCCGTTTTCAGACAAAGGATCGTCTTATTAGGAATCTGGAGGACATCATCGATGAACAAGAGACAAGAATTTCACATATGGAAGATTTCATTCAAGGTGATTTCGATTGTAGAAGATTTATTCAGTTGATGCCAAAAATTAGATATAGTATAGCTAGAATATATTAGATAGTTGTTTTGTCGTTCTCGTTTAGATTTCACTAATTTTTGGCAACATATTGACGAGTTCCAGAATTACATACGCTTAGCTGGTTAAACAGCATGTTTTGGCCGACTCTGGATTTATTTTGGTTTTCGGTGATGGAGATTTTCCTTACCTATTTGAAGTAATACTCAAGTCGTGCTTACGCTCCACTAATGGATTTATTCAGGCGCAATGCTCTGAAAGCCTTAATTTTCTCAACGAAGCAGCTCTTTGCATCTGTGCATCCATATAAGCGATTAAGTAGAAAGTGTGTAAACTACATTCCACCACTCTTATGTTATGCATGTTTCTGAGGAGTTGTTTCGTTGGGTAAATTCACCGTCAACTCCCCCGAACGTCAATTCCAACTCCTTCGAGGTCACTGTCAACCGGTGCCTTATTTTTCTCTACGTTATTCTATCACGCAAGCCCGACTCAATGAACTATCTTGCTGACTTTGCTTGAGATTTAGCAACCTCATCGGGGGTTTAAAAACGTCAATAAATAGGATCTTTTTCGAGGAATAATTACTTCGAAGTCAGTACTAATCATCCATTTTGGACAGTTTCAGAATTTTACATGTTTGCACTTTTTCTAAGTTGATGTCTTAATCATATGtatcgtggaaaaaaaacaaattggcGCAAAACCGCACTGCGTTCTGCGTGGTTACTCACCGATTTATGAAAATCCCTTCACAAACGGTATACTCAGTTTAAAGCAATTGATAATTAAAATAAGTCTAAAATCTTCCACAGTCGTTCCAGGACACCCACCCATCTAAGGTTCCCAAAACAGAGGCTGCTGCATCTTAGGCATTTTCTCCTAACAATGGGGCTGTTGCCGAATCTAACGCATAGCACGCAGTTGCACGTTAGCTCACGCCACCTCACCTCACCACCGTAACCCAGGAAACTGCTGTGCGAATTTAGGGGGCGTTTTCAGGTCGGGCCACCACCTATACACCGAGCTCGAAAATTCTCAAAGGGATTTCAGTGCTTTCGTTGGATTTTGGCGCACTACGCGAGGAGAACATGAAACTTAAAATGGCACTCACCGAAGCACATAAGAACATTCGTTTAACTCAGCTAACGGAAGATGACGAGGACTACGAGAGTGATATTCCGTCGAGTGAGGATCGCTACAGAGTTAGGTTAGCGGTTACGTGCATCACACTATTGCGTACATAGTTCAGACGTTCTGTCTCGTCCTGCTGTTGAACGAGTTTTTCAGCCCTCGCCCAATAGGTGATCTTAACTACCGCGAGTTGGCGCGAACTATGAAAGACGACGGACATCTGAAAAAACTCAAGAGGCTTTCTGATGACctcaaaagagaaaaggtTCGTTTTCAAGCCGCCACAGAAGTAGAAGTAGTAGTTCGTAGAAGTATTGGTTGTGAAAAGTCGCAATACTTGGTATttaagatgaagaaaaaataattttccctttttacGTCCTTTTTAcgtccttcctttttttcctctgacaTTCAGACTTGCTTAGCGTCTAGCAATAAGTTGAACCAAGCCATTTCAGGATGAATTGCGACGACTTGCCATGGATACCAAGGAGGCGTTTTCTGTATGCATGGGCGAGGTAAATTAGTAgttggagaaaataaaaaaaaacctgcacaCGACAATTGAAGCTACGAACCAAAAAGAGAAATGCAAGGGATTAATCGTTCCGCGAAAAACTTTTATGGAGGGTTCGGCAAAGCGGCGAGACTAtttataaaggaaaaaagaggaagagacGTTTTGAAGGAACTCCACTTATACTTGTAAACAGTTGGATAAGTTGTCCATCTACTTTCAATCATTCTAAGTGAAACAGCTCGAATTTCTTGAGTTATTGCACCCGAGAGGAGCTAAAgagttctttgtttttaatgCCGACCTTAGTTTTCAGTTAGCCGCGTATGATATTGCAAGGTAGAAGATCCCGATTTTAAGAACGTCACTCCTCATTCACCGCTGAAATGGTGCTCCCAGAAAGACCAGTTCTTAAGAAAAACTGCTGTTTTCTTGAGTAGCACATATTAATTGTTATGAGAACGTTAATCCTATACTACTCATCTTTACGTTTTAGAATATCCCAATCTAAATATGTCTGTCAGCCACATTCACGCACTTCGAAATCTTCAAAATCGTCACACCTCCATGCCCAAACtgctattttactttttcggCTGTTACGTCTGGGAAAGACTTTTGTTTTCACGTTCCACAGACGTGACGCTGATTAGTACTCGtcatttttcgaaacaaattAGCACTATCCATAAATCTGGCGCTGAAACTATGTTCTTTACCTTAGGTTCGCATGATGCTGGAATCAAAAACTGCCGATTTCTTCCGGGTGCTCATCGGTCGTTACTGCTCAGAGATGCAGAAACGTAAACAACTTCACAATCAACTGGTTGAAATTAACGGtacgttcagtttttttctacgctgtccctctttcgtttctttttctttctgttcaaatGTGGAATATGTGTATGTTCGCATGTACGTCGAGTGAGCAAATTCAACTCAACACATTGCGCTTCAACGAGTTTCAGCACTTCTcgtgtttccattttatttgcaTAGCTGTTCCAAAAATGCCATCTGTTGGCTCCTCCTATGCACTGCCGAATTCCTGCGCACTTCGTACTCGCGCTCTGGGagcgaaaaataattttacttGAAGGAATACACGAAATTACGCAACGGGAACTTCTTCGGGCGTCTACGTTTCTGATTTCTGGAAGATGCAATTCTCAGAACCGTTTTAGTTTGATGGCGAAATAAATTGCAAACAGCAAAATTGGTTTGTCTAAGGATTGTTTTGATTTCGACCTTCGATTTCCCGCACCAAAATTATCACCATTAACATAGTCAGCGTGTCGAAAAAGTTAAAACCTAAAAATAGcgatattttttcttggagtCCTGTTTAGAATGCAACTGCACGATAGAGAGGAAACGGCCGCGCCCAAAATGCGCAAAGAAACGGAACGTGCAGAAATCGGAGCTCGGAGTAAAAGTACAACATCAAACTGGTTATGTGCAGatgttgacttttttcttggtgGTTGGACGTAATGGAAATAATCGTTTTTCGTACGGATTCGACCCATGAGTCCATGCTACAACCGGCTTGGAACAATGCCGCCCAGCTCGCACACGGGGTTTGAAGGCCGATGAAGCATTTTACAATGAACACAGACTATGCAGCGGGAATTTTCTATGTTGAATTCTCTCTGCCAGTAGGTGGGATTCGCAATGTTGTTGTCaagaatgcagaagaaaaatacgaagCATCTACCGTAGATCCGgaaatcaaaaacctcaaccaGATATTGGTTAATCCagcgaagcaactctttacacccttAGCAACGATGTAATGAAACTACGCAGAGAAGTTTCATTATTTGTaagtaaaggaaaaagttaACTTTGTAGGATTCTTGGCTATTTTCActccattcgtttttttttctttcaaatcatcTCATGCTCAATAAACTTGAGCTTCTGAATCCCAGAGCTGTACCATGCTGTCATCCTTGACAACTACACTTCGAACTATATCTACAGTAGTAGAGGCGCAAAGCTAACAGTAATAGTTCCAGCAAACCCAACTTTTAGTCGTCTCCGCTGCAGCTGATATAAACGAAACTATTCACCTCTACTTGTCTTTTATGATTGGTCTGTCTTGAATAGTCACCGATAAAAACGACTCTTTGCTAATTTTCTGAATCTTTTACATAGACTGCACTTTTACACAAGTATAGGATAGCAACGAAGGTTTGCAACGCGAGCGCTGAAGAGAGCAGAACAAATTCCCCTTGCAGGCAACATACGCGTGTTCTATCGAATTCGACCGCAGCTAGGAGAGATCAGGGAGAATCCTGCGGTAGTGATCGATGAAATGGACAACGGAGTTGTGCACCTCGCACACCCAAGCGGCCGAAAAAGCAGTGAAGGAGCTGATTTTGTTATTCCAATGGGTTACACCCAAAAACAGGTGCCTTTCATCTTTAACAGCAAAAGGCTTTATTAGAGCCGAATTAATATATTCAGATCTTCTCGAAAGTATCACCGATCATTACCAGTTGCATAGACGGATAcaatgtttgtttatttgcttatgGTCATACCGGTAGCGGTAAAACGTACACA
This is a stretch of genomic DNA from Necator americanus strain Aroian chromosome II, whole genome shotgun sequence. It encodes these proteins:
- a CDS encoding hypothetical protein (NECATOR_CHRII.G5777.T2): MMDYSSDSEYFQKCRYIHEVELVNMRLQMRILETHLETKDRLIRNLEDIIDEQETRISHMEDFIQVLSLDFGALREENMKLKMALTEAHKNIRLTQLTEDDEDYESDIPSSEDRYRVSPRPIGDLNYRELARTMKDDGHLKKLKRLSDDLKREKDELRRLAMDTKEAFSVCMGEVRMMLESKTADFFRVLIGRYCSEMQKRKQLHNQLVEINGNIRVFYRIRPQLGEIRENPAVVIDEMDNGVVHLAHPSGRKSSEGADFVIPMGYTQKQIFSKVSPIITSCIDGYNVCLFAYGHTGSGKTYTMEGPESDPGINQRAIMQLFEAADGRNGDIEYEINVSMMEIYNEKIRDLLVSSSSPLAIRLGEDGQLSIPGLREVRVTSMNHVIEVLQIGKKNKAVASTEANACSSRSHVIVRVIVTAKNKITGTTTVGRLNLVDLAGSERVSQTNATGQLLKEAQAINKSLSELGNVVLALRQNQKHIPFRNCQLTRILEDSLNGDSKTLVIVHLSPDATHCNESASSMTFAEKIGQVQTKLRRDSGVRKSGTGGRKSALDKPMSPRK
- a CDS encoding hypothetical protein (NECATOR_CHRII.G5777.T1), which gives rise to MDYSSDSEYFQKCRYIHEVELVNMRLQMRILETHLETKDRLIRNLEDIIDEQETRISHMEDFIQVLSLDFGALREENMKLKMALTEAHKNIRLTQLTEDDEDYESDIPSSEDRYRVSPRPIGDLNYRELARTMKDDGHLKKLKRLSDDLKREKDELRRLAMDTKEAFSVCMGEVRMMLESKTADFFRVLIGRYCSEMQKRKQLHNQLVEINGNIRVFYRIRPQLGEIRENPAVVIDEMDNGVVHLAHPSGRKSSEGADFVIPMGYTQKQIFSKVSPIITSCIDGYNVCLFAYGHTGSGKTYTMEGPESDPGINQRAIMQLFEAADGRNGDIEYEINVSMMEIYNEKIRDLLVSSSSPLAIRLGEDGQLSIPGLREVRVTSMNHVIEVLQIGKKNKAVASTEANACSSRSHVIVRVIVTAKNKITGTTTVGRLNLVDLAGSERVSQTNATGQLLKEAQAINKSLSELGNVVLALRQNQKHIPFRNCQLTRILEDSLNGDSKTLVIVHLSPDATHCNESASSMTFAEKIGQVQTKLRRDSGVRKSGTGGRKSALDKPMSPRK